From Brevibacillus marinus, a single genomic window includes:
- a CDS encoding ISLre2 family transposase, giving the protein MRECNTEFPTMKELETLLFRKLQEQFAAGMARLLESLDECLMHQRDHSRYRLKDLREVQIDTIFGTVRFKRRLYQDRVKGRHVFLLDQMLAFDGREKLSPFLEEVAIEFASQGPSYRDSANRLEALLGYRALSHEAIRDKLITRAEQESTIVSKATRRSVRVLFVEVDGLYTSLQRQRQQGMENRIAVVHEGWEQEGGRMRLLSKRHYLHTTKGEFWEGFGDFLVRHYDMDENTWLVVNGDGAKWIGECESYFHRCMYTLDRFHVARELRRFLGHLPKTWQTVRQALAAFEADILLATIDSVPEEKILEEHRNEWRKYVAYLRRHRAHLIDYRKVLREAGIDTTGMRPMGSAEAQMRVMAKRTKRGGYSWSVRGVQAMLRAIMARQEGRQLGRQTKAKKDESQSEPMIRVRDLLRDVKEQAKGYINGMIRLLHGPYQSSPTGLALKALRG; this is encoded by the coding sequence ATGCGTGAGTGTAACACGGAATTTCCGACAATGAAAGAGCTAGAAACCCTGTTATTTCGGAAGTTACAGGAACAATTTGCTGCAGGTATGGCTCGCTTGCTGGAATCACTGGACGAGTGTCTGATGCATCAACGGGATCATTCACGCTATCGGTTAAAGGACCTGCGAGAAGTCCAGATCGACACGATCTTTGGTACGGTTCGGTTCAAACGGCGCTTGTATCAGGATCGCGTGAAGGGTCGACATGTGTTTTTGTTGGACCAGATGCTGGCCTTTGACGGGCGGGAGAAGCTCAGCCCGTTTTTGGAAGAGGTAGCGATCGAGTTTGCCAGCCAAGGTCCCTCGTACCGAGACAGTGCCAACCGCCTGGAAGCGTTGCTGGGGTATCGGGCACTGAGCCATGAGGCCATTCGGGACAAACTGATCACGCGCGCTGAGCAAGAATCAACCATCGTGTCGAAAGCGACCCGAAGGTCGGTTCGCGTACTGTTTGTAGAAGTGGATGGACTTTACACAAGCTTGCAGCGACAGCGCCAGCAGGGAATGGAGAATCGAATCGCGGTTGTACACGAGGGATGGGAACAAGAGGGAGGCCGAATGCGACTTCTGTCCAAACGACATTACCTGCATACGACGAAGGGAGAGTTTTGGGAAGGGTTTGGCGACTTTCTGGTTCGTCATTACGACATGGATGAAAACACGTGGCTGGTGGTCAATGGGGACGGGGCCAAATGGATCGGGGAATGCGAATCGTACTTTCACCGCTGTATGTACACACTGGATCGCTTTCATGTGGCACGAGAATTACGGCGTTTCCTGGGTCACCTACCCAAGACGTGGCAGACAGTACGGCAGGCGTTGGCTGCCTTTGAAGCGGATATCTTGCTGGCGACAATAGACTCCGTACCGGAGGAAAAGATTCTGGAAGAGCACCGGAATGAGTGGCGGAAATACGTGGCCTATTTGCGGCGTCATCGAGCGCATCTCATCGACTATCGAAAGGTTCTTCGTGAAGCTGGTATCGACACGACAGGCATGCGTCCAATGGGAAGCGCAGAGGCCCAAATGAGGGTGATGGCAAAAAGGACCAAACGAGGCGGCTACAGTTGGAGTGTACGGGGAGTACAGGCGATGTTGCGAGCCATCATGGCCCGACAAGAGGGACGGCAGTTGGGCCGTCAGACGAAAGCGAAGAAGGACGAGTCACAGTCTGAACCGATGATTCGGGTAAGGGACTTGCTACGGGATGTGAAAGAACAGGCAAAAGGGTATATAAACGGGATGATTCGATTGTTGCACGGGCCGTATCAAAGCAGCCCTACCGGGCTGGCATTAAAGGCCCTTCGCGGATGA
- the glpK gene encoding glycerol kinase GlpK, which produces METYILALDQGTTSSRAMLFNQKGEIVHLAQREFPQYFPQPGWVEQNPLEIWGSVLAVIASCLSEAEIKPEQIAAIGVTNQRETTVVWDKRTGQPIYNAIVWQSRQTSAICSELKERGLEDLFREKTGLLLDAYFSGSKIKWILDHVEGAREKAARGELLFGTIDTWLIWKLTGGKVHVTDYSNASRTLLFNIHELKWDDELLEILAIPRSLLPEVRSSSEVYGWTTREHFFGRQVPIAGAAGDQQAALFGQACFEPGMAKNTYGTGCFMLMHTGERAVASAHGLLTTIAWGLSGKVEYALEGSIFVAGAAIQWLRDGLRMLRDARESEEYAKRVDSPEGVYVVPAFVGLGTPYWDSEVRGAVFGLTRGTTKEHFIRATLESLAYQTKDVLAAMEADSGITLKALRVDGGAAKNDVLLTFQSDLLGVPVERPVNHETTALGAAYLAGLAVGYWQDRAEIARQWNRERRFEPEKSAAWRAERYEGWKKAVRAALAFK; this is translated from the coding sequence ATGGAGACGTACATTTTGGCGCTTGACCAGGGAACGACCAGTTCGCGCGCGATGTTGTTCAACCAAAAGGGGGAGATCGTCCATCTGGCCCAGCGGGAGTTCCCCCAGTACTTCCCGCAGCCGGGCTGGGTGGAGCAGAATCCGCTGGAGATCTGGGGCTCCGTGTTGGCCGTGATCGCCAGCTGCCTGTCGGAAGCGGAAATAAAGCCGGAACAGATTGCGGCGATCGGCGTCACCAACCAGCGGGAGACGACGGTTGTCTGGGACAAACGGACCGGCCAACCGATCTACAACGCGATCGTCTGGCAGTCCCGGCAGACTTCCGCCATCTGCAGCGAGCTGAAGGAGCGGGGCTTGGAGGATTTGTTCCGCGAAAAAACGGGGCTTCTGCTCGATGCCTATTTTTCCGGCAGCAAAATCAAGTGGATCCTCGACCACGTCGAAGGCGCCAGGGAAAAGGCGGCGCGGGGCGAACTGCTCTTTGGCACGATCGACACCTGGCTGATCTGGAAACTGACCGGCGGAAAGGTGCATGTCACGGACTACTCCAACGCTTCCCGGACGCTGTTGTTTAACATCCACGAGCTGAAATGGGACGATGAACTGCTGGAGATCCTCGCCATACCGCGCTCGCTGCTGCCGGAGGTGAGATCGTCTTCCGAGGTGTACGGCTGGACGACCCGTGAACACTTTTTCGGCCGTCAGGTGCCGATTGCCGGTGCGGCGGGAGACCAGCAGGCCGCCTTGTTCGGGCAAGCCTGCTTCGAGCCGGGAATGGCCAAGAACACCTACGGCACCGGCTGCTTTATGCTGATGCATACAGGGGAGCGGGCGGTGGCTTCCGCCCACGGGCTGCTGACGACGATTGCCTGGGGGTTGTCCGGAAAGGTGGAGTACGCGCTGGAAGGAAGTATTTTCGTCGCCGGCGCGGCGATTCAATGGCTGCGCGACGGCCTGCGCATGCTGCGGGACGCGCGGGAGAGCGAGGAGTATGCGAAACGCGTCGATTCCCCTGAGGGGGTCTACGTTGTCCCCGCCTTTGTCGGATTGGGCACGCCGTACTGGGATAGTGAAGTGCGCGGCGCCGTCTTTGGGCTGACGCGGGGAACGACCAAGGAACACTTCATTCGCGCCACGCTGGAATCGCTCGCGTACCAGACCAAGGACGTGCTGGCTGCCATGGAAGCGGATAGCGGAATTACGCTCAAAGCGCTGCGGGTCGATGGCGGTGCTGCCAAGAACGACGTATTGCTGACCTTCCAAAGCGACTTGTTGGGCGTACCGGTGGAGCGTCCGGTCAACCACGAGACGACCGCGCTGGGCGCGGCCTATCTCGCCGGACTCGCTGTCGGCTATTGGCAGGACCGCGCGGAGATCGCGCGGCAGTGGAACAGGGAGCGCCGGTTTGAGCCGGAAAAGTCGGCGGCGTGGCGGGCTGAGCGATACGAGGGGTGGAAAAAGGCGGTGCGGGCGGCACTGGCTTTCAAGTAA
- a CDS encoding helix-turn-helix domain-containing protein — MDIGTTIRTIRKRKGITIAQLCEATGLSKGFLSQVENNKTSPSISTLETIAHYLNVPLAYLVLAKEERMRVVRKHERQTSLFREQLKVEHLAEEGGLRLMLLEIPVGYPEQAEPHAHDGEECHLVLKGRLLAQQGEDMAVVEEGDSFSWKACAPHLVKNIGEEPALLLVASYSEQRKGGA; from the coding sequence ATGGACATCGGGACGACAATCCGCACCATTCGCAAACGGAAAGGCATTACCATCGCCCAGCTCTGTGAGGCGACCGGCCTGTCCAAGGGATTTTTGAGCCAAGTGGAAAACAACAAAACTTCCCCCTCCATCTCCACACTGGAAACGATCGCCCACTACCTGAACGTGCCACTCGCTTATCTCGTCCTGGCCAAAGAGGAGCGGATGCGCGTGGTGCGCAAACACGAGCGGCAGACCAGTCTGTTCCGCGAGCAGCTGAAAGTGGAGCATCTCGCGGAAGAGGGCGGCCTGCGCCTGATGCTGCTGGAAATTCCGGTCGGCTATCCGGAACAGGCGGAGCCGCACGCCCACGACGGCGAGGAATGCCACCTGGTGCTGAAGGGCCGGCTGCTGGCGCAGCAGGGCGAAGACATGGCCGTGGTGGAGGAGGGGGACAGCTTCTCCTGGAAAGCGTGTGCCCCCCACCTGGTGAAAAACATCGGGGAGGAACCCGCGCTGCTGTTGGTCGCCAGCTACAGTGAGCAGCGAAAAGGGGGAGCCTAG
- a CDS encoding DoxX family protein, with product MTKEQIAATIIRVVLGIIFFAHGFDKVSNGLANIAGWFASIGLPGVLAYLVAIIELVGGLALIIGLGTRYVAVLTAIIMVGAIGKVKLANGLLGGSQGAGFELDLALLAMSVYLILHDRSAFAVDRFFRDNQTAV from the coding sequence ATGACAAAGGAACAAATAGCCGCGACGATCATCCGGGTAGTATTGGGGATTATCTTCTTCGCCCACGGTTTTGACAAAGTGAGCAACGGATTGGCGAACATCGCCGGTTGGTTCGCCAGCATCGGACTTCCTGGCGTGCTGGCCTACCTTGTCGCGATCATTGAACTGGTGGGCGGGCTTGCCCTGATCATCGGACTGGGCACCCGTTACGTCGCGGTGCTGACCGCGATCATCATGGTGGGGGCGATCGGCAAGGTGAAGCTGGCCAACGGGCTGCTGGGCGGCAGCCAGGGAGCGGGGTTTGAACTGGATCTCGCGCTCTTGGCGATGTCTGTCTACCTGATCTTACACGATCGTTCCGCCTTTGCCGTTGACCGGTTTTTCCGCGACAACCAAACGGCCGTCTAA